One Gossypium raimondii isolate GPD5lz chromosome 3, ASM2569854v1, whole genome shotgun sequence genomic window carries:
- the LOC105795415 gene encoding transportin-1, with protein MRRTITRLGPWQPHEEGLNQIILLLLLDNLPFSTVIRIQIRMQLLHFSLFDDFNNYLAFILSRAKDVPVEIRKVAGLLLKNGLMAVYNLMEPEHQQYIKLQLLYGLGEADQHIRSTCGTTISNVVQQGGISGWPELFHTLLHFLNSGDPNRNGGAMDALSKISENTPELLDSDDAWSGQRPINKFLLELFEFFHSPHANLRKLSLRFVNKYIISMPSGLYTSKNKYLDGLFLLANEPDAAVRKLVCTALLQLVEFHPSVLEPRLKDVIECMLQLNKDNNDVLALEACGFWSKYWDAQIPPENLREYLPHLTLILLSNMAYPNDDDLLADAEVIDAKEDESIPDRYQDLKPQLPCSDEDDDTCTICNLRKCSASALDVLSNVFGAKILLTFMPIIEANLSATGDEAWRDKEAAVLALGVIARGCINGLYPRLSEIVASLIPLLDHKFTLIRSTSCWTLSQFSKYIVQDSGNKKGYEQFDMVLTAFLQRISDTNKLVQGAACSALAILEEEAAEKLAPRLKEILQHLMHPLGEYQKRNLRIICDAIGTLVDAVGEELDQPVYVEILIPPLIQKWQNFSIFDKDLLTLLECFTSIVQALRSIEFSQFTEHLFSRCITIIEAQQQLAKAHPFSDKDFVTCSLDFLSGLTGCFHNGIESLVLQSNLRDMLLKCCRDGAPDVRQSAFGLLGDLARVCPIHLHPRVPEFLYLVVKQLKIPKFEKTISVANNACWAIGELAVQVPKEISPFVATVISCLIPILHQSEGVVKSMVENSAITLGRLAFVCPDLVSPHMEKCMQSWCISLSTTRDGIEKEDAFKGLCAMVKANPSVAQSSLVYVCKAIASWTKIWSTELNTEVCKVMHDYQQMLTNEAWDKFMSDLDPLVKANIAKYLV; from the exons ATGAGAAGGACGATAACTCGGCTTGGGCCATGGCAGCCACACGAAGAGGGGTTGAACCAAATAATTCTCCTGTTGCTGCTGGATAATTTGCCGTTTTCTACGGTTATTAGGATTCAGATTCGGATGCAGCTTCTGCATTTCTCTTTGTTCGATGATTTCAACAACTATCTTGCTTTTATCCTTTCAAGAGCTAAG GATGTACCTGTAGAGATTCGAAAAGTTGCTGGTCTGCTGCTGAAAAATGGGCTAATGGCTGTATACAATTTGATGGAGCCTGAACAccaacaatatataaaattacaactgTTATATGGTTTAGGAGAAGCAGATCAACACATTAGGTCAACTTGTGGGACGACTATATCAAATGTTGTTCAACAAGGGGGAATTTCGGGATGGCCTGAACTGTTTCATACTCTTCTACATTTCCTTAATAGTGGTGATCCAAATAGAAATGGAGGTGCTATGGATGCATTGTCAAAG ATCTCTGAGAATACACCCGAATTGTTGGATTCTGATGACGCTTGGTCAGGTCAAAGGCCCATCAACAAAttccttcttgaattgtttgag TTTTTTCATTCGCCACATGCTAACTTGAGAAAGCTTTCATTGCGTTTTGTAAACAAATACATTATCTCTATGCCTTCT GGGCTATACACATCCAAAAATAAATACCTTGATGGTTTGTTTCTCCTTGCCAATGAGCCAGATGCAGCAGTGAGGAAATTG GTTTGTACTGCATTGCTTCAGCTAGTTGAATTCCATCCATCTGTTCTAGAG CCCCGTTTGAAGGATGTAATTGAATGTATGTTACAACTCAATAAGGACAACAATGATGTACTGGCACTTGAAGCATGTGGATTTTG GTCTAAATATTGGGATGCACAGATACCACCtgagaatttgagagaatatttGCCACATTTAACTCTA aTTTTGTTGTCAAACATGGCTTACCCTAATGATGATGATTTACTTGCTGATGCAGAGGTTATTGATGCTAAG GAAGACGAGTCTATTCCAGACAGATATCag GATCTGAAACCTCAACTTCCTTGTTCTGATGAA GATGATGACACTTGTACCATCTGTAACTTACGGAAATGCAGTGCCTCAGCTCTTGATGTTCTATCAAATGTGTTTGGAGCTAAAATTCTTCTTACATTCATGCCTATTATCGAG GCAAACTTATCTGCTACTGGTGATGAAGCCTGGAGGGACAAGGAAGCTGCTGTTCTGGCTCTTGGTGTAATCGCTCGAGGTTGCATCAATGGTCTTTATCCTCGTTTGTCTGAG ATCGTGGCATCTCTAATTCCCCTTTTAGATCATAAGTTTACTCTCATAAGGAGTACTTCTTGTTGGACACTTTCTCAATTCAGCAAATACATTGTTCAG GATAGTGGTAATAAAAAAGGCTATGAGCAATTTGACATGGTTCTTACGGCTTTCCTGCAAAGAATATCGGATACTAACAAGCTGGTACAAGGGGCTGCTTGTTCTGCTCTTGCAATACTTGAAGAG GAGGCTGCCGAAAAGTTGGCACCAAGGTTGAAAGAAATATTACAGCATCTTATGCATCCTTTGGGCGAGTATCAG AAACGGAACCTGAGAATTATTTGTGATGCTATCGGAACTCTAGTAGATGCTGTCGGAGAGGAATTGGATCAG CCTGTTTATGTTGAAATTCTGATTCCACCACTCATTCAAAAGTggcaaaatttttcaatttttgacaaagATCTCTTAACACTTCTTGAGTGCTTCACATCCATCGTGCAG GCATTGCGTAGCATCGAATTCTCTCAGTTTACTGAGCATTTATTCAGTAGGTGCATAACTATCATCGAGGCTCAACAACAGTTGGCCAAG GCTCATCCTTTTTCAGATAAGGACTTCGTTACATGCTCGCTTGATTTTCTATCTGGACTAACAGGGTGCTTTCATAATGGAATAGAGAGTTTG GTTTTACAAAGCAATTTGAGGGACATGCTTCTGAAATGTTGCAGGGATGGTGCTCCTGATGTTCGACAAAGTGCCTTTGGTCTTCTAGGGGACCTAGCAAGA GTTTGTCCTATTCATTTGCATCCTCGTGTACCTGAGTTCCTTTATCTAGTGGTGAAGCAATTG AAGATTCCCAAGTTCGAGAAAACCATTTCAGTAGCAAACAATGCATGTTGGGCTATCGGAGAGCTAGCCGTTCAG GTTCCTAAAGAAATTTCTCCGTTTGTCGCAACAGTGATCTCGTGTTTGATTCCAATCCTTCATCAATCAGAG GGGGTGGTGAAGTCAATGGTTGAAAATAGTGCCATTACTCTAGGGAGGCTTGCATTTGTCTGTCCAGATCTTGTGTCGCCACACATGGAGAAGTGCATGCAATCGTGGTGCATTTCTTTATCTAC TACACGTGACGGTATCGAGAAAGAAGATGCCTTCAAAGGTCTTTGTGCAATG GTCAAGGCAAATCCTTCAGTTGCTCAGAGTTCGCTTGTTTACGTATGCAAAGCTATTGCAAGCTGGACA AAAATATGGAGCACAGAACTGAATACAGAAGTTTGCAAGGTCATGCATGATTATCAACAG ATGCTTACTAACGAGGCATGGGACAAATTTATGTCCGATTTGGATCCACTCGTGAAGGCTAATATTGCGAAGTATCTAGTTTAA
- the LOC105795417 gene encoding uncharacterized protein LOC105795417, with the protein MVIASRLPANCSGLLYPSYHKLSVQLNRYQRTRFDCYNPNQPFYGKLCRGSSLRKPHTSRHVVSVGSNRHQLSFDDELPEEPFWLSLVRETIWGLRSLFVFLVEQPSQLKYIEWPSFVSTLKTAILTLVLVAGLIVALSSVDSILCYILALLLRKTPS; encoded by the exons ATGGTGATTGCTTCTAGATTGCCAGCAAATTGTTCAG GTTTGCTTTATCCTAGTTATCATAAGCTATCTGTTCAGCTTAACAGGTACCAAAGAACTAGATTTGATTGTTATAATCCTAATCAACCATTTTATGGAAAG CTTTGTAGAGGAAGTTCTCTTAGGAAGCCTCATACGAGCAGGCATGTCGTGTCTGTAGGAAGTAACCGTCATCAATTGAGTTTCGATGATGAATTACCCGAGGAACCTTTCTGGCTAAGTCTGGTTAGAGAAACCATATG GGGCTTAAGATCTTTGTTTGTGTTTCTGGTTGAGCAACCTAGTCAACTGAAATACATAGAATGGCCGAGCTTTGTAAGCACG CTGAAGACTGCTATTTTAACTCTTGTTCTTGTAGCCGGGCTCATTGTTGCACTGTCATCAGTTGACTCCATCCTCTGCTATATTTTAGCTTTGTTGCTTAGGAAAACTCCATCATAA